A window from Bufo bufo chromosome 1, aBufBuf1.1, whole genome shotgun sequence encodes these proteins:
- the LOC120991771 gene encoding C3a anaphylatoxin chemotactic receptor-like encodes MEDYEVIDLSFTEETWKTELELHMKLLHYFDISRIVVFTITAIVGIIGNGLVIWITGFKMKSVSSVWFLNLAVADFISCLFLFLYVAEWSSPILETQSLTLCLIRFFMLSLNMLTSVYFLMVISLDRCVSTMWPLWTRIHRKIKLARLISGIIWVFCLVSGFLYEAYHLEGLFEYECIVKRYLIGSDYLEQPREKHITRIIVMFALPFTIILVSYSLVAFKIRARKRWQKSNRPFKVILALVICFFVCWFPFHMTSVTPNIDKTDASPWKNVLKEEICLCLAYFNSCLNPIIYVLLSSDVKGLTLRHKMESAMTAQYDLDDDEEIPNRTERARKEDSSAL; translated from the coding sequence ATGGAGGATTATGAAGTTATTGACCTTAGCTTCACTGAAGAGACTTGGAAGACTGAACTGGAATTGCACATGAAGCTGCTGCACTATTTTGATATATCACGTATAGTTGTGTTTACCATCACTGCCATTGTGGGAATCATTGGCAATGGCTTAGTCATCTGGATTACCGGATTTAAGATGAAAAGTGTCAGCTCTGTCTGGTTCCTCAACCTGGCTGTTGCCGATTTCATATcttgtctcttcctttttttatatGTTGCAGAATGGTCTTCTCCAATTTTAGAGACACAGAGTTTAACATTATGTCTCATACGTTTTTTCATGCTGTCTTTAAACATGTTGACTAGTGTCTATTTCCTGATGGTCATCAGTCTTGACCGTTGTGTGTCCACCATGTGGCCGCTTTGGACCAGGATACACAGAAAGATAAAACTAGCCCGTCTTATTTCAGGAATTATTTGGGTGTTCTGCCTTGTTAGTGGCTTCTTGTATGAAGCTTATCATTTGGAAGGTCTTTTTGAGTATGAATGTATTGTAAAGCGTTATCTCATAGGCAGTGACTATCTTGAACAGCCTAGGGAAAAGCATATCACCAGAATCATTGTTATGTTTGCACTGCCCTTTACCATCATTTTAGTTTCCTATAGTCTTGTGGCCTTCAAAATAAGAGCCAGGAAAAGATGGCAAAAGTCCAATCGGCCATTCAAAGTGATCCTTGCTCTGGTCATTTGCTTCTTCGTCTGTTGGTTCCCCTTTCACATGACTTCTGTAACACCAAATATTGACAAGACTGATGCGAGTCCATGGAAGAATGTTCTCAAGGAAGAAATATGTTTGTGCCTCGCTTATTTTAATAGTTGTCTAAATCCTATCATCTATGTCTTGCTCAGCTCAGATGTTAAAGGACTGACGTTACGACACAAAATGGAAAGTGCAATGACTGCACAGTATGATCTAGATGACGATGAGGAAATACCTAACAGAACGGAGAGAGCTAGAAAAGAAGATTCCTCAGCATTATGA